One window of the Buchnera aphidicola (Meitanaphis flavogallis) genome contains the following:
- a CDS encoding BolA/IbaG family iron-sulfur metabolism protein, with translation MIIKIIKNILTSVLNTTIVEIINESKKHKTFMKNHSHFKIIIVSNDFMKYSLIKRHQKIYCLLSKCMSQYKIHGLALYTYTINEWNKKSNKNLISPICVKSHVKSSKM, from the coding sequence ATGATTATAAAAATAATAAAAAATATATTAACATCAGTATTAAATACAACAATCGTTGAAATTATTAATGAAAGTAAAAAACATAAAACGTTTATGAAAAATCATTCGCATTTTAAAATCATCATAGTTAGCAATGATTTCATGAAATATAGTTTAATAAAAAGACATCAAAAAATATACTGTTTACTATCGAAATGTATGTCTCAATACAAAATTCATGGATTGGCATTATATACATATACTATTAATGAATGGAACAAAAAATCTAATAAAAACTTAATTTCCCCTATATGTGTAAAATCACATGTCAAATCATCAAAGATGTGA